A window of Myxococcales bacterium contains these coding sequences:
- a CDS encoding ATP-dependent DNA helicase yields MNDYLSEVFGDGGLFASRFPGYEMREGQVALARMVDEAMRGGRHALGEGPCGTGKSVAYAVPAVHHAHHEKKRVVIATANIALQEQLVRKDLPMLASVLPWPFTFALLKGRNNYVCLDRMAESEARGELRGLYFDDQQRQVDEVLAWAEATKTGDVSELAFIPHAQVWSKFSVGSEECKGDGCPFRDDCYAERAKATAQGADIVVTNYHMLFAHLAVRQATGQDLVLPAFDLLVLDEAHEAAEIAREFFGFTLSEHTFGRLASAAADLGNKQLAGELRQEAQRLFAALADFARSPRHKKRLKAPAFANDAALQRALGKLVALAKARAEDELADKKERATARNLAKNATTAAARLSEGLAQSNPACVYWLDVDNKGRTKLRSKPIDVSDLLRAELFARCPSVSLVSATLTTSGTFDFVRRELGVPEGALEVVAETPFDFASQALLVVPERLPDPRDADFIDEASRIFQHVVDACDGRTLGLFTSYRNLNAVYERLDGREHRVLRQGDLPRAELTRLFKEDVGSILLGTESFWTGIDVAGEALTGLVIDKLPFPPPDDPVIDAICERDPRAFDNYLVPLAIIALRQGVGRLIRCKTDVGVAVILDKRIAEKGYGKKFLKSLPPMLTTRRVENITRFLEEAAYARAS; encoded by the coding sequence ATGAATGACTACCTCTCCGAGGTCTTCGGGGACGGCGGGCTCTTCGCCTCGCGGTTCCCCGGCTACGAGATGCGCGAGGGCCAGGTGGCGCTCGCCCGCATGGTCGACGAGGCCATGCGCGGCGGGCGTCACGCCCTCGGCGAAGGGCCGTGCGGAACCGGCAAGTCGGTCGCGTACGCGGTGCCGGCCGTTCACCACGCGCACCACGAGAAGAAGCGTGTCGTCATCGCGACCGCGAACATCGCGCTGCAGGAGCAGCTCGTCAGGAAGGACCTGCCGATGCTCGCGAGCGTGCTGCCGTGGCCGTTCACGTTCGCGCTCCTCAAGGGGCGCAACAACTACGTCTGTCTCGACCGCATGGCCGAGAGCGAAGCGCGCGGCGAGCTGCGTGGGCTCTACTTCGACGACCAGCAACGACAGGTCGACGAGGTGCTCGCGTGGGCCGAGGCGACGAAGACGGGTGACGTCTCCGAGCTGGCGTTCATCCCGCACGCTCAGGTCTGGTCGAAGTTCTCGGTCGGTTCCGAGGAGTGCAAGGGCGACGGCTGCCCGTTCCGGGACGACTGCTACGCCGAGCGCGCGAAGGCCACGGCGCAGGGCGCGGACATCGTCGTCACGAACTACCACATGCTCTTCGCGCACCTCGCCGTGCGCCAGGCGACCGGGCAAGACCTCGTGCTGCCCGCGTTCGACCTGCTCGTGCTCGACGAGGCGCACGAGGCAGCGGAGATCGCCCGCGAGTTCTTCGGCTTCACGCTGTCGGAGCACACCTTCGGGCGGCTCGCGTCGGCTGCGGCCGACCTCGGGAACAAACAGCTCGCCGGCGAGCTTCGCCAAGAGGCGCAGCGCCTGTTCGCGGCGCTCGCCGACTTCGCCCGCTCACCCCGGCACAAGAAGCGGCTCAAGGCGCCGGCCTTCGCCAACGACGCTGCCCTCCAGCGCGCCCTTGGCAAGCTCGTGGCGCTCGCTAAAGCCCGCGCCGAGGACGAGCTCGCGGACAAGAAGGAGCGCGCCACCGCGCGCAACCTGGCCAAGAACGCGACGACAGCCGCCGCGCGCCTCTCCGAGGGGCTCGCGCAATCGAACCCCGCCTGCGTGTACTGGCTCGACGTCGACAACAAGGGGCGCACCAAGCTCCGGTCGAAGCCCATCGACGTGAGCGATCTGTTGCGCGCGGAGCTGTTCGCTCGCTGCCCGTCGGTGTCGCTCGTGAGCGCGACGCTCACCACCTCGGGCACCTTCGACTTCGTCCGCCGCGAGCTCGGCGTGCCCGAGGGCGCGCTCGAGGTCGTCGCCGAGACGCCGTTCGACTTCGCGTCCCAGGCGCTCCTCGTCGTGCCCGAGCGGCTGCCCGATCCGCGCGACGCCGACTTCATCGACGAGGCCTCGCGCATCTTCCAGCACGTGGTCGACGCCTGCGACGGCCGCACGCTGGGCCTCTTCACGTCGTACCGGAACCTGAACGCCGTCTACGAGCGGCTCGATGGGCGGGAGCACCGCGTTCTGCGCCAGGGCGACCTTCCGCGCGCGGAGCTGACGCGCCTCTTCAAGGAGGACGTCGGCTCCATCCTCCTCGGGACCGAGAGCTTCTGGACCGGCATCGACGTCGCGGGCGAGGCGCTGACCGGGCTCGTTATCGACAAGCTGCCGTTCCCGCCGCCCGACGACCCGGTCATCGACGCCATCTGCGAGCGCGATCCGCGCGCGTTCGACAACTATCTGGTGCCGCTCGCCATCATCGCGCTGCGCCAGGGTGTGGGTCGCCTCATCCGCTGCAAGACGGACGTGGGCGTCGCCGTCATCCTCGACAAGCGCATCGCCGAGAAGGGCTACGGGAAGAAGTTCCTCAAGAGCCTGCCGCCGATGCTCACCACCCGGCGCGTCGAGAACATCACCCGCTTCCTCGAGGAGGCTGCCTATGCGCGCGCGAGTTGA
- a CDS encoding DEAD/DEAH box helicase, translated as MRARVDAALTLDAREVPPKVVERLCRMLSFPNPAFLDRLRLGLNPGAELETVCFVEQRAGELRLPRGAIHVLRRAAAQDGLIVACEDARVLPEATLDVPALGLRDYQSAAVEKLAKVTQGTVVIPCGGGKTRVGMGAIAKLRTPTLILVHTLDLAEQWLGELKDKLGLEAGLIGDGEEHPAPVTVAVIQALVRWEPSKLDAFLGGFGLLILDEAHHVAASTFHTVVDRCPARYRLGLTATPEREDGLTALLDLFMGAPLVTVTHDELVAAGVLTVPDIHSVETDFTYLYTGAEDYAPMLAAVASDPARNALIVEHVAREAHAGHVCLVLSGRIDHCHTLAEAIEAEGVSAAVLTGEVKRAVRKELLDRARAGELAVIVATSLADEGLDLPRLSRVFLAYPGRARGRTVQRLGRLMRPHAEKTDAALFDFVDRKVPLLRRHHLERRKLYAEVLGVPASKLGTRKGAA; from the coding sequence ATGCGCGCGCGAGTTGATGCGGCGCTGACGCTCGACGCCCGCGAGGTGCCGCCGAAGGTCGTCGAGCGCCTGTGCCGAATGCTGTCGTTCCCGAATCCCGCGTTCCTCGACCGCCTTCGCCTCGGGCTGAACCCCGGCGCCGAGCTCGAGACAGTGTGCTTCGTCGAGCAGCGCGCAGGCGAGCTGCGCCTCCCGCGCGGCGCCATCCACGTGCTCCGGCGCGCGGCCGCGCAGGACGGGCTCATCGTCGCCTGCGAGGACGCTCGCGTGCTGCCCGAAGCGACGCTCGACGTGCCCGCGCTCGGCCTCCGCGACTACCAGTCGGCGGCGGTCGAGAAGCTCGCGAAGGTCACGCAGGGCACGGTCGTCATCCCGTGCGGCGGCGGCAAGACGCGCGTGGGCATGGGGGCGATCGCCAAGCTGCGCACGCCGACGCTCATCCTCGTCCACACGCTGGACCTCGCCGAGCAGTGGCTCGGGGAGCTGAAGGACAAGCTCGGCCTCGAGGCCGGGCTGATCGGAGACGGAGAGGAGCACCCGGCGCCCGTGACCGTCGCGGTCATCCAGGCGTTGGTGCGCTGGGAGCCATCGAAGCTCGACGCCTTCCTCGGCGGCTTCGGCCTGCTCATCCTCGACGAGGCCCATCACGTTGCCGCGAGCACGTTCCACACGGTCGTCGATCGCTGCCCCGCGCGCTACCGCCTCGGGCTCACCGCGACGCCTGAGCGCGAAGATGGGCTGACCGCGCTGCTCGACCTGTTCATGGGCGCGCCGCTCGTCACCGTCACGCACGACGAGCTGGTCGCGGCGGGCGTCCTCACGGTGCCCGACATTCACAGCGTGGAGACGGACTTCACGTACCTCTACACCGGCGCCGAGGACTACGCGCCGATGCTCGCCGCCGTCGCGAGCGATCCCGCGCGCAACGCGCTCATCGTCGAGCACGTCGCTCGCGAAGCCCATGCCGGCCATGTCTGCCTCGTGCTCTCCGGCCGAATCGACCACTGCCACACGCTCGCCGAGGCCATCGAGGCCGAGGGCGTCTCGGCGGCGGTGCTCACCGGGGAGGTCAAGCGCGCGGTCCGCAAGGAGCTGCTCGATCGCGCCCGCGCCGGGGAGCTGGCGGTCATCGTCGCCACCAGCCTCGCCGACGAAGGCCTCGACCTGCCGCGCCTCTCCCGCGTGTTCCTCGCGTACCCCGGCCGCGCGCGCGGTCGCACCGTGCAGCGCCTCGGGCGCTTGATGCGCCCGCACGCTGAGAAGACCGACGCCGCCCTGTTCGACTTCGTCGACCGTAAGGTGCCGCTCCTGCGTCGCCACCACCTCGAGCGCCGGAAGCTCTACGCCGAGGTGCTGGGCGTGCCTGCGTCGAAGCTCGGCACGCGCAAGGGAGCCGCATGA